In Halobacteriovorax sp. HLS, one DNA window encodes the following:
- a CDS encoding response regulator: protein MQILMVDDDSSIIDLYSVVVEPLCVKNGFHVAYSPKEAIELIEKIDFDLIICDFDMPPTGTGEEVFYNWKENSKENQKFMFFTSRTLRELAFYKVEDNQFYLQKPTNLKKYRNYINSVTKTDQSTYFPIAIYHFARWKKSKFPIYIKINNDKFIKVFNTEEEYDLDRLNTYIEKGQRFLYIQTKDENKFFDKYDYSTIFETEEYSYDSLKQNHHFLNSQVSMLGLTKQTLKTAQSTAEKIIQDVESKTTLFDLLQKAINSKDFTYDHSYLMVCICSYVCDQMSLDKSVLKKISTAALIHDVLIPTNRLALIHDLEPKKIEQLEAKDRDAILSHTSLSDTLSKMDDLTNEIQNLIEFHHSGIDDYSISNHKKDLSQLNQNQCIFLASHFVACEIYRHDYDLHKISDILTFSKYKFSSKNFDKIWHTIEYVFKHKLN from the coding sequence ATGCAAATATTAATGGTTGACGATGATAGTAGTATTATAGATCTCTACTCTGTAGTTGTAGAGCCGTTATGTGTAAAAAACGGATTTCATGTGGCCTATTCCCCTAAAGAGGCCATAGAACTTATAGAAAAAATAGACTTTGATTTAATTATTTGTGATTTTGACATGCCTCCCACAGGAACGGGAGAAGAAGTATTCTACAACTGGAAAGAAAATAGCAAAGAAAACCAAAAGTTCATGTTCTTTACCAGTAGAACTTTAAGGGAATTAGCTTTTTATAAAGTAGAAGACAATCAATTCTACCTACAAAAACCAACCAATCTTAAAAAGTATCGAAACTATATTAACTCTGTAACAAAGACAGATCAGAGCACATACTTTCCAATTGCAATTTATCATTTCGCAAGATGGAAAAAGAGTAAATTCCCAATCTACATCAAAATAAATAATGATAAGTTCATCAAAGTATTCAACACTGAAGAAGAGTACGATTTAGACAGGCTTAATACTTACATTGAAAAAGGACAACGTTTTCTCTATATACAAACAAAAGATGAAAATAAATTCTTTGATAAGTACGATTATTCCACAATATTTGAAACCGAAGAATATTCCTATGATAGCTTAAAGCAAAATCATCACTTTCTTAATTCTCAAGTCTCTATGTTAGGCCTCACAAAGCAGACTCTTAAAACAGCTCAAAGTACTGCAGAAAAGATCATTCAAGACGTTGAATCTAAGACAACTCTATTTGATCTACTTCAAAAGGCCATTAATTCGAAGGACTTTACTTATGATCATAGCTATTTAATGGTTTGTATATGTTCATATGTCTGCGATCAAATGAGCTTGGATAAGAGTGTTCTTAAGAAGATATCGACTGCTGCTCTAATTCATGATGTACTTATACCAACAAATCGCCTGGCACTAATCCATGATTTGGAACCAAAAAAGATTGAGCAACTAGAGGCCAAAGACAGAGATGCCATTCTTTCGCACACAAGTTTAAGCGACACCCTCTCAAAGATGGATGATCTAACAAACGAAATTCAAAACCTTATCGAATTTCATCACTCTGGTATAGATGACTATAGTATTAGCAATCATAAGAAAGACTTAAGTCAACTTAATCAAAACCAATGTATTTTCCTGGCCTCTCACTTCGTAGCTTGTGAAATCTATAGACATGATTATGACTTACACAAGATCTCAGATATCTTAACGTTTTCTAAATACAAGTTTTCGAGCAAAAATTTCGATAAGATATGGCATACGATAGAATATGTATTCAAGCACAAGTTAAATTGA
- the trmFO gene encoding methylenetetrahydrofolate--tRNA-(uracil(54)-C(5))-methyltransferase (FADH(2)-oxidizing) TrmFO encodes MNLETKKVLVIGAGLAGSDAAMFLAQNGVKVVLAECKTIALNPAQKIKTFGELVCTNSLKSMSPDSGHGLLKYEMKGLGSLILEKGYEHAVPAGDALAVDREVFSQALTDTLKSHPLIEVIELEADNPVELQQKFECDYTIVASGPLTTEKLEKWITEDLSKEDFYFYDAIAPVVDADSLDYSKLYYKDRHKNVSEEEGVEADYLNAPMNKEEYEEFIAELVDAIKVPAQNFEDYKFFESCLPVDIMAERGVETARFSCMKPIGLEMKDGTLPYACVQLRKENLLGSAFNLVGFQTRLTYKEQVRVFRKIPGFQDASFIHLGSVHRNSFLNSRNLLNFDFSSKQFPTIHFAGQITGVEGYTESASMGLYVAWQILRKLKGMDAVQWPLETGIGALVNYVMTISKPSPSNINFGLLPSVELTKEERRFRKGRKKLKKAKASQRAREVFDKFIEDNRG; translated from the coding sequence ATGAATTTAGAGACTAAAAAAGTCCTAGTGATTGGTGCTGGTCTGGCCGGCAGTGATGCTGCAATGTTTTTGGCCCAAAACGGTGTAAAGGTAGTTCTTGCAGAGTGTAAGACAATAGCACTAAATCCTGCTCAAAAAATTAAAACATTTGGTGAGTTAGTTTGTACAAATTCTTTAAAAAGTATGTCTCCTGATTCAGGGCATGGCCTTCTTAAATATGAAATGAAAGGTCTTGGTTCTCTCATTCTTGAAAAGGGTTACGAGCACGCAGTTCCTGCTGGGGATGCTTTAGCGGTAGATAGAGAAGTTTTCTCACAGGCGCTAACGGATACTCTGAAGTCTCACCCCCTAATCGAGGTCATTGAACTAGAAGCAGATAATCCAGTTGAATTACAACAAAAATTTGAGTGTGATTACACTATTGTTGCATCAGGACCACTTACGACTGAAAAGCTTGAGAAGTGGATAACTGAGGATTTATCTAAAGAAGACTTCTATTTCTATGATGCGATTGCCCCAGTAGTTGATGCAGACTCTCTTGATTATAGTAAATTGTATTACAAAGATCGTCACAAGAATGTGTCTGAGGAAGAAGGTGTTGAAGCTGACTACCTAAATGCTCCTATGAATAAAGAAGAATATGAGGAATTTATTGCTGAGTTAGTTGACGCTATAAAGGTCCCAGCTCAGAACTTTGAAGATTATAAATTTTTTGAAAGTTGTCTGCCTGTTGATATAATGGCCGAAAGAGGTGTAGAGACAGCACGCTTTTCTTGCATGAAGCCAATTGGTTTAGAAATGAAAGACGGAACTCTTCCATATGCTTGTGTACAACTTAGAAAAGAGAACTTACTGGGAAGTGCTTTTAACTTAGTTGGTTTTCAAACACGATTGACTTACAAGGAACAGGTTAGAGTTTTTAGAAAGATTCCTGGTTTTCAAGATGCAAGCTTTATTCATCTTGGTTCAGTACATAGAAATAGTTTCTTAAACTCTAGAAATTTATTAAATTTTGACTTTAGTTCAAAACAGTTTCCAACAATTCACTTTGCTGGGCAAATTACTGGAGTTGAAGGATATACCGAAAGTGCTTCAATGGGACTTTACGTTGCATGGCAAATCCTGAGAAAGCTAAAAGGTATGGATGCTGTTCAGTGGCCTTTAGAAACAGGAATTGGTGCCCTCGTTAACTATGTTATGACGATTTCTAAGCCAAGCCCATCAAATATAAATTTTGGTCTTCTACCTAGCGTTGAGTTAACTAAAGAAGAGAGACGTTTTAGAAAGGGCAGAAAGAAACTTAAAAAGGCCAAGGCATCACAAAGAGCAAGAGAAGTTTTTGATAAATTTATTGAAGACAATAGAGGTTAA
- a CDS encoding DMT family transporter, protein MSGVFYILLACILWALDTLVRYPLLGQGISAERIVFTEHLILTVIFLPILFKNVRKFWQAKVAHVFYFLIIGGLGSAIGTLAFTRAFGLINPSLVILLQKFQPIVAIILARFILHERLNSSFFKWGFLCLIGAGLISFEDISMGLDKIDMGSDLFSQDSLVGYLLALVAVVSWGSSTVFGKKLSLSGLEEKEIMAGRFTMGLVCLLPILFTGQMNLDLDGAVWGKVLLMVFLSGILGMFFYYKGLKIISARLCAICEMFFPLCAVLVNWIFLSQSLSVYQIFGGLLLLIGSTVIQLRHY, encoded by the coding sequence ATGAGTGGAGTGTTCTATATTCTTCTGGCCTGTATTCTTTGGGCCCTAGATACACTAGTCAGGTACCCTTTACTTGGACAGGGAATTAGTGCAGAAAGAATAGTATTCACTGAACACCTCATTTTAACTGTCATTTTTCTACCTATACTCTTTAAAAATGTTAGAAAGTTTTGGCAGGCTAAAGTTGCACACGTTTTTTACTTTCTTATTATTGGTGGACTTGGCTCGGCCATAGGAACACTTGCCTTTACACGTGCTTTTGGTTTGATTAACCCTAGTCTCGTAATTTTATTACAAAAATTTCAGCCAATCGTGGCCATTATACTGGCCCGATTTATTTTACACGAGCGCTTGAATTCTAGCTTCTTCAAATGGGGGTTCCTATGTTTAATAGGTGCGGGTCTTATTTCTTTTGAAGATATTTCTATGGGGCTAGATAAGATAGATATGGGTAGTGATTTATTTTCTCAAGATAGTTTAGTTGGTTATCTCTTGGCCCTCGTTGCCGTGGTTAGTTGGGGAAGTTCTACTGTTTTTGGAAAGAAATTATCACTTTCTGGGCTTGAAGAAAAAGAGATTATGGCCGGAAGATTTACGATGGGTCTGGTGTGTTTGCTACCAATCCTTTTTACTGGTCAGATGAATTTAGACCTAGATGGGGCAGTGTGGGGAAAAGTTCTCTTAATGGTCTTTCTATCTGGTATTTTAGGAATGTTCTTCTACTATAAGGGGCTAAAAATCATTTCAGCTCGACTATGTGCAATTTGCGAAATGTTCTTTCCATTGTGCGCTGTTCTAGTGAACTGGATTTTTCTGTCTCAATCCTTATCGGTCTATCAAATTTTCGGTGGTTTACTATTACTTATTGGTTCAACTGTGATACAGTTGCGTCATTACTAG
- a CDS encoding response regulator: protein MKTILVVDDESSIQFLFSRMFKKEVAASTYKLIYAENGQEALEILDDEGCVDLIISDINMPVMDGFELLKNVKEKHVGIPVFMASAYSDEERQVLAKELGAQKYITKPVNFPTLKEDLIIFFS from the coding sequence ATGAAAACTATACTTGTTGTCGACGACGAAAGCTCTATTCAATTTCTCTTTTCAAGAATGTTCAAAAAAGAAGTAGCTGCATCAACCTATAAACTGATTTACGCCGAAAATGGTCAAGAGGCCTTAGAGATACTGGATGATGAAGGTTGTGTAGATCTCATTATAAGTGATATTAATATGCCAGTCATGGATGGTTTTGAACTGCTTAAGAATGTAAAAGAAAAACACGTCGGTATTCCTGTATTCATGGCCTCTGCTTACTCTGATGAAGAAAGACAGGTCTTGGCCAAAGAACTGGGAGCACAGAAATATATAACAAAGCCTGTAAACTTCCCTACTTTAAAAGAAGATTTAATCATATTCTTTAGCTGA
- a CDS encoding response regulator: protein MKLIIVDKNTLLRKTIKEELSYVGYDVVDKNDFDEVFSIIKSDVIDLVIVEASNEGFKLSQRIRSYEKDNNLDNILPIVFTAELDEIELRLESFRCGGNEFIVTDNKGGISYKINSILKPDLIWNGSSIAIVEDDNTTAKFLTYLLKSKGASVNWFNSAVDCYEFLKKESVDLIVTDFVMPLMTGTELVKKIRIELGLKDLPIVFTSSTKEKSEILGFYKCGGNDFISKPFLKEEVFTKIKILLDNTNKTKMMNQYIRELSNLNDVKDQFLAVCSHDLRAPLNSIIGYSDVLIEDNDLDSDVTDMIRVMNKSAHSLLGMVDDLLTLSEVQLKNELDLKEIDLAKIVEESFEQLKGAVKKKISFNIEDKSEHAIIYGNDSMLRRIFSNLLSNAYKFTEDGGEISSRIWCEEGIVYCTIQDSGIGIPQKYLNNVFVRMSGAGRYGLEGQKSTGIGLSIVKEIVDKHKATIEIDSEEGKGTVFTLGFELKKGA, encoded by the coding sequence ATGAAACTAATAATAGTAGATAAAAATACATTACTAAGAAAGACGATTAAAGAAGAGCTTTCCTATGTCGGTTATGATGTCGTTGATAAGAATGACTTCGATGAAGTGTTTTCTATTATCAAGTCTGATGTTATCGATCTTGTTATTGTTGAAGCATCTAATGAAGGCTTTAAGCTTTCTCAAAGAATTCGCTCTTATGAAAAAGATAATAATTTAGATAATATTCTGCCGATTGTTTTTACCGCAGAATTAGATGAAATTGAACTTAGACTTGAGAGCTTTAGATGTGGTGGAAATGAGTTCATTGTTACTGATAATAAGGGTGGTATCTCATATAAGATCAATTCTATTTTAAAGCCTGATCTCATATGGAACGGCTCAAGTATTGCCATAGTAGAAGATGATAATACTACTGCTAAGTTTCTGACTTATTTGCTTAAAAGCAAGGGCGCCTCTGTGAATTGGTTCAACTCCGCCGTTGATTGTTATGAATTTTTAAAGAAAGAAAGTGTTGATTTAATCGTTACAGATTTTGTAATGCCTTTAATGACAGGTACTGAGCTCGTTAAGAAGATTCGAATTGAGCTAGGGTTAAAAGATCTGCCTATTGTTTTTACCTCTTCGACAAAGGAGAAGTCTGAAATTCTAGGTTTCTATAAGTGTGGAGGTAATGATTTCATTTCAAAGCCATTCTTAAAAGAAGAAGTTTTTACGAAGATAAAAATTCTCCTAGATAATACCAATAAAACAAAAATGATGAATCAATATATTCGAGAATTAAGTAATCTAAATGATGTTAAAGATCAATTTCTCGCCGTATGTTCTCACGATCTTAGAGCACCTCTTAATAGCATTATAGGCTACTCAGATGTTCTTATCGAAGATAATGATCTCGATTCTGATGTTACTGATATGATTAGAGTTATGAATAAGTCTGCCCATAGTTTACTTGGAATGGTTGATGACTTACTGACTTTAAGTGAAGTTCAACTTAAGAATGAGTTAGATTTAAAAGAGATAGATTTGGCGAAAATAGTTGAAGAGAGTTTTGAACAACTTAAGGGTGCAGTTAAGAAGAAGATTTCATTTAATATTGAAGACAAATCTGAGCATGCCATTATTTATGGTAATGATTCGATGTTAAGAAGAATATTTTCAAACTTACTTTCTAATGCCTACAAGTTTACAGAAGATGGAGGTGAGATTTCTTCCCGCATTTGGTGCGAAGAGGGAATTGTATATTGCACTATTCAAGACTCTGGTATTGGGATACCTCAGAAGTATCTAAATAATGTATTTGTTAGAATGTCGGGAGCAGGTCGTTATGGTCTTGAAGGGCAAAAGAGCACAGGCATTGGACTAAGTATTGTTAAAGAGATTGTTGATAAGCATAAGGCAACGATTGAAATTGATAGTGAAGAAGGAAAGGGTACTGTTTTTACTCTTGGTTTTGAATTAAAGAAAGGTGCTTAA
- a CDS encoding NAD+ synthase produces MQINIHQTHHTIGDFDAIFTYLSELFSNKNNCDKLHIFPELFLTGYPLQDLCLQRAFINNYLELISKINALSLKSENQMTLLFGGLDYKFDNKGLPLSIKNVTYELVSGHEMRAIYTKKLLPNYDIFDEQKYFTAGEESFIYNYGDKRFGILICEDMWMSSMHKVDPVKELYEHAQQNDIELDAILNLSASPFYLDKDKTRLIRSSEISKLFGCPFVYVNRVGAEDEILFDGSSFVVNGSRVSQRAKFYESDLIEYELEDFDGQIDTETAFSDMKNSWESLFKHSIIKDDIGTPILPALTDENCEEILQSLRFGIQEYASKSGFSNFDVALSGGIDSALVLAIMKLSLAPQQNLEAIFMPGFFSASISYDLSFEMCQKIGVKMYTYPIKFTHSSIRNQFQDVFNVPMDGLADENIQSRLRGALLYARSNQRNSMVLNTSNKSEIAVGYSTLYGDSVGAISVLGDLYKSEVFALANYINRKYNGIIPEGIITRPPSAELREDQQDDHSLPPYDVLDPILDGLLSYQLSPKELYSMGFAEDVVSKVYRLYTRSEYKRRQFCPILKIKAKSFGIGYRIPICKSVK; encoded by the coding sequence ATGCAAATAAACATCCACCAAACACATCATACAATTGGCGATTTTGATGCCATTTTTACATACCTAAGCGAGTTATTTAGCAACAAAAACAATTGTGACAAGCTACATATTTTCCCAGAGCTATTTCTAACTGGATATCCGCTACAAGACCTTTGTTTGCAAAGGGCCTTTATAAACAATTATTTAGAGTTAATATCCAAAATCAACGCTCTGAGCCTAAAATCAGAAAACCAAATGACTTTGCTCTTTGGAGGTCTAGACTACAAATTTGATAATAAAGGTCTTCCTCTAAGCATCAAGAATGTTACTTATGAGCTCGTTTCTGGCCACGAAATGAGAGCGATCTACACTAAGAAACTACTGCCAAACTACGATATATTTGATGAACAAAAGTACTTCACTGCAGGCGAAGAAAGCTTCATTTACAATTATGGTGACAAGAGATTTGGTATTCTCATCTGTGAAGATATGTGGATGAGTAGTATGCACAAGGTTGATCCTGTAAAAGAACTTTATGAGCACGCCCAACAAAATGACATTGAATTAGATGCAATTTTGAACTTATCAGCTTCTCCATTTTATTTAGATAAAGATAAAACAAGATTGATAAGATCCAGCGAAATCTCTAAGTTATTTGGATGTCCATTTGTGTATGTAAATAGAGTTGGAGCTGAAGATGAGATACTTTTTGACGGATCGAGCTTCGTTGTAAATGGTTCAAGAGTTTCTCAAAGGGCAAAGTTTTATGAAAGTGATCTCATCGAGTACGAACTTGAAGACTTTGACGGACAAATAGATACCGAGACGGCCTTCAGTGATATGAAGAATTCCTGGGAGTCACTATTTAAACATTCGATTATAAAGGATGATATTGGAACACCTATTCTACCGGCCTTGACTGATGAAAACTGTGAAGAGATCCTACAATCGCTTAGGTTTGGAATTCAGGAATATGCAAGTAAGTCAGGATTTTCTAATTTTGATGTGGCCCTTTCCGGTGGAATCGATTCGGCGCTGGTACTTGCAATAATGAAGCTATCATTAGCCCCACAGCAGAACCTCGAAGCAATTTTTATGCCTGGATTCTTTTCGGCCTCAATAAGTTATGATCTTTCTTTTGAAATGTGCCAAAAGATTGGTGTAAAAATGTATACCTACCCTATTAAGTTCACTCACAGCTCTATACGAAATCAATTTCAAGACGTCTTCAATGTTCCTATGGATGGACTGGCCGATGAGAATATTCAAAGCCGACTAAGAGGGGCCTTACTCTACGCAAGGTCTAATCAAAGAAATTCTATGGTTTTGAATACATCTAATAAATCAGAAATTGCTGTGGGCTACTCTACTTTATATGGTGATAGCGTTGGTGCTATTAGCGTCTTGGGAGACCTTTACAAGAGCGAGGTCTTCGCTTTAGCTAATTATATCAACCGAAAATATAATGGAATTATCCCAGAAGGTATTATCACAAGACCCCCTTCAGCTGAACTTAGAGAAGATCAGCAAGATGATCACTCGCTACCTCCTTATGACGTACTCGATCCAATTCTTGATGGTCTGCTATCCTATCAACTTTCTCCTAAAGAGCTCTACTCTATGGGATTTGCAGAGGATGTAGTAAGTAAAGTTTACAGACTTTATACACGAAGTGAGTATAAACGAAGACAGTTCTGTCCAATACTTAAAATAAAAGCTAAAAGCTTTGGTATCGGTTATAGAATCCCAATTTGTAAAAGCGTTAAATAA
- a CDS encoding response regulator, whose translation MKIVVLDDAVDNLNLLKLYVKKSEDEFVFFSNCDEAIAYFKDSSADIFFLDIQMPEMDGFEVLEVIRELPQRDDLFVCALSAFSLDMEADKIKNSSFNDYIQKPILRQNFLDYIESKRK comes from the coding sequence ATGAAAATAGTTGTATTAGATGATGCTGTTGATAATCTTAACCTTTTAAAGCTATATGTGAAAAAATCAGAAGATGAGTTTGTCTTTTTTTCTAATTGTGATGAAGCTATTGCGTACTTTAAAGATTCAAGTGCAGATATTTTCTTTTTAGATATTCAAATGCCTGAAATGGACGGTTTTGAAGTATTAGAAGTCATTAGAGAACTTCCTCAGCGTGATGATCTATTTGTATGTGCCTTGTCTGCATTTTCGCTGGATATGGAAGCTGATAAAATTAAGAACTCAAGTTTCAATGATTACATCCAAAAGCCAATTCTTAGGCAAAATTTCTTAGACTATATTGAGAGTAAGAGAAAGTAG